The following proteins come from a genomic window of Vanessa tameamea isolate UH-Manoa-2023 chromosome 6, ilVanTame1 primary haplotype, whole genome shotgun sequence:
- the LOC113393577 gene encoding coiled-coil domain-containing protein 6-like isoform X2 produces the protein MDDSVISPGNKMGDSASESDSSSLDGGAMLPPSTVSRDQLQKRIESLQQQNRVLKVELDTYKLRVKALQEENRALRQASVSIQAKAEQEEEYISNTLLKKIQALKKEKETLAHHYEREEECLTNDLSRKLNQLRQEKCRLEQTLEQEQECLVNKLMRKIEKLEAETLAKQTNLERLRREKVELENTLEQEQEALVNRLWKRMDKLEAEKRSLQIRLDQPVSDPASPSNGDTASNLSNHIQTLRSEVVKLRNQLAVSQNENKEKMQRFVLEEKHIREENIRLHRKLQQEVERREALCRHLSESESSLEMEEERQFNEALSARSRSVSSPGGSRPLSPYASPLLPAPGLPLSRPAMHFNSQARRASERFVKPAVPGGALLPPRAPLEPPAAPAPAPPAPPAPPSPSMQPASPMDTSSRD, from the exons ATGGATGATTCCGTGATTTCTCCAG gAAACAAAATGGGGGATTCTGCTTCGGAAAGTGATTCGAGTTCTCTCGATGGCGGAGCAATGCTGCCTCCGAGTACTGTTTCCCGAGATCAATTACAGAAAAGGATTGAATCACTGCAACAACAAAACAg AGTATTAAAAGTGGAGCTTGACACTTATAAGCTGAGAGTAAAGGCTCTACAAGAGGAAAATCGTGCTTTGCGCCAAGCTTCAGTGTCAATT CAAGCAAAAGCAGAACAGGAAGaagaatatatttctaatacattGCTGAAAAAAATTCAAGCTCTAAAAAAGGAAAAGGAAACACTTGCACATCATTATGAAAGGGAAGAGGAATGTCTAACTAATGACCTCTCCCGAAAATTGAATCaa TTACGCCAAGAAAAATGCCGCCTGGAGCAGACATTAGAGCAGGAACAGGAGTGCctggtaaataaattaatgcggAAAATAGAAAAACTAGAAGCAGAGACTCTTGCAAAGCAAACTAATTTAGAAAGACTTCGTAGAGAGAAG gtGGAATTAGAAAACACATTAGAACAAGAGCAGGAGGCTTTGGTGAATAGGCTTTGGAAGAGAATGGATAAACTAGAAGCTGAAAAACGGTCCCTGCAGATTAGATTGGACCAACCCGTTTCTGACCCAGCCAGCCCTAG TAATGGTGATACTGCATCTAACTTAAGTAATCACATCCAAACATTGAGGTCAGAAGTTGTTAAATTAAG GAATCAATTGGCGGTTTCGCAAAACGAAAATAAAGAGAAAATGCAACGTTTTGTGTTAGAAGAGAAACATATCAGAGAAGAAAATATTCGCTTGCACAGAAAGTTGCAACAGGAG GTGGAACGTCGTGAAGCGTTGTGCAGACATCTTTCTGAAAGCGAATCTTCACTAGAGATGGAGGAGGAGAGACAGTTTAATGAGGCTTTGAGT GCGCGGTCGCGCAGCGTGTCGTCCCCGGGCGGGTCGCGGCCGCTGTCGCCGTACGCGTCACCGCTGCTGCCCGCGCCCGGCCTGCCGCTGTCTCGCCCCGCGATGCACTTTAACTCGCAG GCGAGACGGGCGAGCGAGCGGTTCGTGAAGCCGGCGGTGCCGGGCGGCGCGCTGCTGCCTCCCCGCGCGCCGCTCgagccgcccgccgcgcccgcgcccgcgccgcccgcgccgcccgcgccgccctcgCCCTCCATGCAGCCCGCCAGCCCCATGGACACCTCGTCGCGGGACTAG
- the LOC113393577 gene encoding coiled-coil domain-containing protein 6-like isoform X1 — protein MDDSVISPGNKMGDSASESDSSSLDGGAMLPPSTVSRDQLQKRIESLQQQNRVLKVELDTYKLRVKALQEENRALRQASVSIQAKAEQEEEYISNTLLKKIQALKKEKETLAHHYEREEECLTNDLSRKLNQLRQEKCRLEQTLEQEQECLVNKLMRKIEKLEAETLAKQTNLERLRREKVELENTLEQEQEALVNRLWKRMDKLEAEKRSLQIRLDQPVSDPASPRDISNGDTASNLSNHIQTLRSEVVKLRNQLAVSQNENKEKMQRFVLEEKHIREENIRLHRKLQQEVERREALCRHLSESESSLEMEEERQFNEALSARSRSVSSPGGSRPLSPYASPLLPAPGLPLSRPAMHFNSQARRASERFVKPAVPGGALLPPRAPLEPPAAPAPAPPAPPAPPSPSMQPASPMDTSSRD, from the exons ATGGATGATTCCGTGATTTCTCCAG gAAACAAAATGGGGGATTCTGCTTCGGAAAGTGATTCGAGTTCTCTCGATGGCGGAGCAATGCTGCCTCCGAGTACTGTTTCCCGAGATCAATTACAGAAAAGGATTGAATCACTGCAACAACAAAACAg AGTATTAAAAGTGGAGCTTGACACTTATAAGCTGAGAGTAAAGGCTCTACAAGAGGAAAATCGTGCTTTGCGCCAAGCTTCAGTGTCAATT CAAGCAAAAGCAGAACAGGAAGaagaatatatttctaatacattGCTGAAAAAAATTCAAGCTCTAAAAAAGGAAAAGGAAACACTTGCACATCATTATGAAAGGGAAGAGGAATGTCTAACTAATGACCTCTCCCGAAAATTGAATCaa TTACGCCAAGAAAAATGCCGCCTGGAGCAGACATTAGAGCAGGAACAGGAGTGCctggtaaataaattaatgcggAAAATAGAAAAACTAGAAGCAGAGACTCTTGCAAAGCAAACTAATTTAGAAAGACTTCGTAGAGAGAAG gtGGAATTAGAAAACACATTAGAACAAGAGCAGGAGGCTTTGGTGAATAGGCTTTGGAAGAGAATGGATAAACTAGAAGCTGAAAAACGGTCCCTGCAGATTAGATTGGACCAACCCGTTTCTGACCCAGCCAGCCCTAG GGACATCAGTAATGGTGATACTGCATCTAACTTAAGTAATCACATCCAAACATTGAGGTCAGAAGTTGTTAAATTAAG GAATCAATTGGCGGTTTCGCAAAACGAAAATAAAGAGAAAATGCAACGTTTTGTGTTAGAAGAGAAACATATCAGAGAAGAAAATATTCGCTTGCACAGAAAGTTGCAACAGGAG GTGGAACGTCGTGAAGCGTTGTGCAGACATCTTTCTGAAAGCGAATCTTCACTAGAGATGGAGGAGGAGAGACAGTTTAATGAGGCTTTGAGT GCGCGGTCGCGCAGCGTGTCGTCCCCGGGCGGGTCGCGGCCGCTGTCGCCGTACGCGTCACCGCTGCTGCCCGCGCCCGGCCTGCCGCTGTCTCGCCCCGCGATGCACTTTAACTCGCAG GCGAGACGGGCGAGCGAGCGGTTCGTGAAGCCGGCGGTGCCGGGCGGCGCGCTGCTGCCTCCCCGCGCGCCGCTCgagccgcccgccgcgcccgcgcccgcgccgcccgcgccgcccgcgccgccctcgCCCTCCATGCAGCCCGCCAGCCCCATGGACACCTCGTCGCGGGACTAG